CTTTCTTGGTGTACATGGCCACCAGTGACTGGAGTTTGCACTATAAAATCATAACATTTTGTTCTTTATCCATTGCCACTGGCAACCTAGTGCCAGAACTCTTGTCACAGCAGACTGTATCCTACCTTGTAGCATACATTTCCCAGAACTCCCTAGCTCTTATTCACCCGAGTGTGAAATGCTGAGAGTCCGAGACTTGCAGATGCTGTCAATTTTGAGCTGTCATGTCTTGGTTTGAATGTGATGGTGGTGTTTTTGGGTGCAGGTGTGATTGAGATTATTACCATGCATTGACAGTTTGATACTGCAGGACAGTTCCAGTTTGGGCTTTGCCACAGTGGCCAGTTCTGGAAATTGTGAGCTGCAGTTTCTTCTCATGTCATCTGCCTTAGTGCAGCAATAAGAAACGTGCAGGCATTTGTTAGTCCTTTGCTTTTTGCTTATCTGGATGTGATTTTTGGAAGCAAGTATAGGATTGAACTGTGCGATACAATGCTGAATACTGCTTCCCCTGCTGGTGGAGTTCATTTCTTGCACAAAGGAGGAGAAATCTGACTAATCCTAATTTGCCCCCTTCATGTACTACTATGCAGACTTGGTAGGTTGGCTGATTTTCAATCTGTTTTGGAATTTAGTGGAACAGAAGAATTGTGAAGGGGTGAGAAGAGAGTTTAATGTTTTTTGCTCGGCTAAAACTTGGGATTACCAGTTGTcattaactctgttcctgttCAAATGCTCAAAAACGTTTGTTTTGATGACAAGTCAAgccacttagtcatagagtcagagatatacagcatggaagcaccctttggtccaactcgtccatgccaatcagatatacTAGACCTCTTTGCCAGCAtgaggcccatatctctctaaatccttcttattgatattcccatccagatgccttttaaatgttgtaattgtaccagcctccaccacttcctctggcagctcgttctatacacgtaccaccctctgtggaaaaagttgccccttaggtgccttttatatctttatccCCTCACACGAaacaaacctatgccttctacttttggactctttctctctctctctctctctctctctctctctgtcccccccccccccccccccccccccccaaaccatcatggaaaaaaccttgtctgtttaccctatccatacttgtatgcttttataaacctcagcgtccactccatggaaaatagccctagtctgttgaacctttccctatagctcaagccctccatccctgataacatccttgtaaatctcttctgagcctgttcaagtttcacaacgtccttcctgtagcagggagaccagaattgcatacagtattccaaaattgccCTCACCGATattttgtacagccgcaacatgacctcccaactccaatactcaatgcactgaccaataaaggcaagcataccaaatgctgccttcactgttctatctacctgtgattccactttcaaagtaaTATGGATCTGGGccccaaggtctttgttcagcaacgcttcccaggatcttaccattaagtgcatgggtcctgccttgatttaccttttcaaaatgcagcacctcacgtttacctAAACTAAACTCTCCCTGCCTTGGACGATAGCGTGGTGTAAGTTGGCACTCAATCACTTGACCTGAGAGAACTATTGTAACATTAAAGCATTCTTATCAGTTTGATTCCTGCTTCTATCCAAGTGAAGTGAGTTTAGAGCTGCTGGAGCTTTCTGAACAGAATATTGAATTAATGTAACTCTTGCTGTGACTAACTTGACAGTGATGAAAGAGAGGAAGAAGATGATGAGAAGAAAGATGATCAAGGTGAGGATGGTGAGAATGTCTTGTATAGAGATGGAGATGAGCTAGCCGGGCCCTGGAACAAGATGACACAAATTCCAGCACCTGCTGTTATGGGTAAGTGTCAAGATTGCTTTGACCAtagaaaatatattaaaaataacaCTCACTTGAATAACTTGAGGCAACATTGTAACATTCTCCAAAAGAAGTTGCAAGTGATGGGGAAAATACCCATTTTAGCAGTGAGGTTCTGGAGATGACAAAAATAAATAGTTGCTGAGGAGGAAACTAGTAAGTATGAGTGAGAGCCAGACTTGGAAATCAAAACTATATGCTATTAACTCTGGTGCTTCACCAGTGGTAAAaatagacattttttaaaaaaggtactTTTAATACAATACTTAAATTACCTATTGTGGGCTCAAAACCATGACACTGGGATTAAGATTCTAATTATCTATTGAGTTAACGAAGTTGTGTAAGAACTTCCCatcacttatacacttaaatctAAAGTTAGAACATGGGATGGGTATGGTTGCAGTATTAAACAGGCCTGGGAGCAAAACAGCATGCAGACATCACTTTGGTGGGAAAATCAACATATGCAAGCCAACTGAGTGTTCCTGGCAACTTTCCAGGAGTTGGTGTTTTTGGTTTGAAAGACTGTTGTGCTCTTTGCTGCTATAAGACAGTGGATAAATGCTGAAGCATTGTGAACTGTTCAGTGAAGCTGTTTGATTATGCTGATCCAGACATGATTAGTTCAAAGGTTAATGTGCAGCTTCCAGAACAGCAGAATTTGCTCAATGCATAAATACTGTTCCCGCCAGTTCAAAGAATTGAATCTGAAACTTCCAAGCTTTTGAGCATTAAGGAGAGTTTGTGGCCATGGGAAGGAAGGATGTAAAATTGCTATTGAAGTACTTTTGTGGGGAATGTAATCAGTCTGCCTATGCTGTTAGATATCCTCTCCGTTTGCCCCTTGTTTTCTCCCTGTTATAGCTGTGGTGATTATTATTGAACAGGAAAGAAAAATGATTTCATGGTGTGCAGTATTCCAGTCTGATCAATTAACTGGTTATTTCAGACCCGATCACTTTCACTTCTGAATATAACGTCTGACCTTTTCTAAGTAAGCCACCATGGCTAAACCTCTCAGTTTAACCATTCTCGAACCCTGCATGGATGCACGCTAGATCATTATTTTGTTTGTCTAGAGCTGTTGTAGAATGTTCATCTGCAATCTGTCTAACATAAGTGTGACTCCAGTTGCAGAAGTCCCAGAATCAAAGCCATCTGGTGTGTATCGACCTCCTGCAGCCAGATCGGGTAATGTGCGAAGAACACAATCACAGGGACCACCAGAGATTTTCAATGATGCTCAGTTTCCATCCCTACAAGCTTCTGCAAAGCATATAGAAACGAGAAAGTAAGCCTTGGATGCATTCACTTTACCGATTTGCTGCTTGTTTGATTTTCTTGGACACTTGAAACTTCTGGTGGAAGAGAAGTTCGATTGCCTTTCTATGAAAAACACTGAACATTTTCAGTTTATTAAGGTTCTTCATTTTCAGATTCTTTAACCTCTGGTTCATGGACTTTCCATTCGGCCATTTGTGAACCTTGCAGGAATTCGTACTATGAACTTCAAGTGCATTAAAACGgtgtctgctgtgctttttctcagCTATTTCCATTGCACCAATCATCTGTGAAACATTCGTATGACTTCAATTATTTTTGGATTTTTCACACTCGTAAGGCTAcatttttttgtagatttcaGCAATGTTCCTATATATTTGAGCAAACTTAATTTTGATTTCAGTTTGTTCTTTAGCACTTAATCACGGTCAGTGATTGCATACACTACCTGGTACAGAACAATCCATGAATTATTTGTTGTGAAGAGAGGTGGTGTTGGGACTGCTAGTGAGATGGAGGTTGAAGTTACCTCTGTACCCTAGAACAGTTGGGGTATGGGCAGGGGAAAGATGGGGAATATGCTCTTGAATGCTGTCCAGTACATTAGAAAGTCTACAGATTGAGCAAAACATTGAAGTCCGTGCAGTAAAAGAGCTTTCTGCCACCAGGGAACAATTCCACTTCTGGATAGCTACGAGAGGCCAAATAGGTTGCTATGAATCATTGAGATGGGGAGAAGGAAGAAGTGAAAATGAAGAACCACATATTTTCTTGTGCAGTAAATCCAATTAAAATCATTGTATATGTCAGATATTTGCAGTTTATCtaaatatttatatttttgaATTGATCTGTCTTGCCTTCATTTATACATCGTTTTTGTTCAATCTCCACatacaaattggctgccataATTAGATTGTTGTACTACTTGTTATAAATTCATCTAATTTTATCTAGAGCATATTAACTCTATCGCTGCTGTACCCTAGATTCAAAGGTTGGGCATGTAGGAGGTAAAATACCAAATGCTGTTGGAACTAGTCTGCAGTGGATAGACCTGACTGACACTCCCACAAATCATCATGTTACCTTGCTGGGCTTTTTTATATAAAAGATGTCTGGTTGCAGCTTAAGTGAGAGGGCTTGCAGAAACAGTCGCATTTTTAAAGCAGTTTTGAGCATGATTGGCTGAAGGTGCACTTACTCATTGCCTCTGCCAGGATCATATAGGATTTAATCTATATCTAAATCATTTTGGATGTAATCCAGAACTCTGACTCTAACGAAATGAAGCACCTGGAGGACTTGTGTATGCTTTTGAAAGGGTCAGAGGCTAACTGAAACTTCACCTGCACGAGGTAAATGATCATGGTCCTCCTTTGTAACTTGATTAAAATGTCTACTATTTTAGACACTTTGACATATTTGAATGAATAGGATTTAACAACGTAAGTGCCTATGCTTGATAATATGGAGCTGTAATCCCTGTCGATGAGGCTGAGAAATATCCTCTTGGACCCAGGGCAGGATCTGCAATGTGTTGCTTCCAGGCAAGTCTGGAGCTATGTAAACGGGAGGTAAGGCCCCCTTCAGCTTGCAGCTGAATCCATGTCTCTGTGGCATAGGACTGAGTGCTGTGTGGGTCCTCAGATAGCAGCAAATAGCTCTTGTGGGTATTTTATGCAAAAACTGTGTCCATTGCACCTGTTTTTGCTGTGGTTTCAGATGTACTGTTATCTACCAGTGATCTGCCAGGAAGTAGCCTAAAACGTTTAATAATCTTGAAATGAGGATGAGCCAAGTCTGCAAGTGCTAGGTATCTCATCATCCTTCAGGCTATTTGGAGTCCAGTTTGCaatattgaaggtgtgaggacTCCATTGCAAAAGCCAGGAGCACGATTTAAAGCAGCCCTTCACGTGTGAAACAGGGCAGTTAGGGAAACTCCGTCATGGGAGAACTCCATGTTAGTGTCAGCAATGAGCTAACTGATATCCCATTATCCTGAGTCTACTATCACTTTGAGAAACTTGACACTGACGCAGTTATGGCTGCTGAAAAAGCCATGACCCTCCCCACCCTTGCACTGCAGGGGGCAGGGATGCTTCTGAAAAAGTCAAAGGTCACCTGCAGCAAGTAAATTATCCCATTCCTCCAGTACTCCCTGCAAACCCCATCCTGCCCCTGCTAAATAGTGGCTAATGGTCTTGTCATGAAGCTGCCCCCTTGGGGATGTATAGTGCCACCAGCAGTTGCTATTTCCACTGGTACTGGTGGCATGAGAAATGTGTCAGCTTCTGGAAAGCCAGCAGCTCTGTGAAAAGGACTTCCACTGCCTGGGAAGTTACAGCAGCCATTTAAGTTGATGTGCACGATCCATGTGCTTGCCACGTGGGATTGTGTTCCCTGCTGGTTCTCTGATCAGTGGGTGGCCTACTAGAACTCCAGTCAATGTGTGAACCAACTTGAATTTCATGTGGTGCATAAAAACATGTCTGATAATTGgctacttcattttttttaagcaaagCCTTGATGTTCGTGCACACTGGATTTTCTGCAGTCGTGTGGGTGTACATACCACAGAGTATGAAAAGCTGACTCATGCAGGTGGAGTTTTTGCATGAAACCCCAGTTAATTTTTATTTTGGGGTTATGACAGTGCAATTGATTAAAGATGCTGCTCACAACTTTTCAGAAGGCTCCAGTGAACTTTCTTCCTGCTTCAAATAAAGATTGCATTCCAAGGAGAGAAGTCTGTTATGAGTGATTAAGTGATTTGTCACCTTACTGCAGACTGTTCATGGGATCCAAGTGATTGTTGTCACATTGACTTTCTTTTGAATAGCCAAACAAGATATGGTTCTGGGAGCTGCTGGGATTGTGCTGTTCTTGACCTGACTAACCTCTGCTGGTTGAGAACCTTCAAACCAAATGGTTTTTAATGTTCCTGCGATCCTCTATTTGACAACATAGCCAGCTTACTGCCATCAGTTGCTTCATTTTATTAGCATTATACAAAGTTAGGAAAAATCAGATCATCTTGAGGATGTAAATCTTATGTTCTGTATTTGCTCTCAGCTCACATTAATGTGGATCATCTGTTAAATAGATGTGGCTGGAATCTGATACTTTCTAGAATTGTGAAATGTCATCGTGATCTTGCGTAATGAGTGTTTAGATCTTACAAGATTTGTCATGATTCAGTGcaaggttaaagtctgtctgatgcttctattttaaattatttaGTGACAAGATCTGAAGATTGTCTGATGTGGATTTACATTTGTCTCCATTGTGATGTTTGGATTTATCTGCTGGCTGTGGAGAACTGATGGGTCATTTAGTCCATGCAATTGTTCGGAAGCAAAGTTATGCAACCACTGGAGTGAGATGTGGTCAGTCAGCAGGATACATTATGGTGTGTAATCCTCATTGAGCTCCTGCCATTATGAATGCTATCTTTACTGCATGGAATAATTAGGAGTTTCAAGCCTTCAATCTGACTTGTACAGCTATAGGACATGCAGCTTCTGTCAATGTCATTAGAACAGAAAAGCTAATTTGTTTGTGGAGGTTGAATGAAAGGAGAAACACTAGATATCTGCTACAGGGTAAGGTCTTTGCTCCCTGAATGTAGTTCAGCCTCCATATACAAACCTGCGATTTCCTGCTCCCAGAGAATTTGCGACTTCCTTTTTGTGCATTTACTTTCTTTGCTGTTGCTTCCCAATAAACCTAACGACTTTGACAGAACACGGACCTTTTCTTTATTTGGGTGTAGGAGCACCATATTACCTGGTCAGTGACCTGATAAATTTTTAAAAGGAACTCGCAGCCTTTTTGTATGTGGAGGTTAAACTACATTCAAAGAATGAGGAAGACTGTGCCAGTGGTAACATTTAGTCACGTTTTCTAGTTTTGTGTTTGAGCATTTTTTGAGCTGATCATTAAAAATTGTTTTTTCCCAGAGATAAAGAAATGGAAAAGACCTTTGAGATGGTGAAATACAAAAACAGAGCCAGGGAGGATGGTTCTAAAAGTCAGTCCGTTCAGCTAGAACTTGGCAACCAGTTTGCTGTTCTTGGGGAGCAGTAAATATTGGTGCATTTTTTACAGACTGGTGCTCTGTATTCCATCCCAGGTAACTAATCTACATGGATCCCATCTGTCTTCACCCCACAATGCCAGAGAAAAAATTTAATTGACCTGGTATAGTCTTCTTCGGACAATGAGGCATCTGCAAGACATCATGGGAATTTTAAGCTTGAAGCACAATAACTGCTGTCATCTACTATGGACTGGAGTTGATATAAGGGTTTGAATGAAGTGTCAGTCACTCTTGGAGCGACATTTTTGGATAAAGATTAAAAATGCAGCCATTAAGTGGTCCATTTGTTTATCATCCTGCTTCCTATTTGAATGTTGAGCCTCTGTAAGGTGACTACCTCAGTTTTGACAGAGAGAGCTGTGGACACCATTTTTGACTGTACCTCCTTTGCCACCTCAAGTCTGCTACCATTTTTCTTTAAAAGGAGTATTACAACACTGTAGTTGaacatttcagaattttaaaCTTAAATTCCTGGGAGCAGAAATAGAAATTGTCTATCAGTCTACAAATTGAACTTGAGACTGCGCAACTTCTAAGTGCCCTTACCTTAAATAAAATCCAGTGCGGCATCCATTAAAACATCTGCTTTTTCAGGCTGGGGCTAAGAGGCTGCATGCAAAGGCTTGGACTGCATCGCTTTCCTGCATAAGATCATTCTCCGCGTGTGCATTATGATGGCAGTGAGCTGTAATCTGCTTCACCACTCTAGCATCCTCTTCCAAAGCTCCCTGATGCTAGCAGGACCATAGTCTGACTTGAATCTAGGCCGCACTTCATACTTCATAGCTTTCTGTTGACTTTTATAAGCAGCATCATCAATAAACCACACAATCCTCTGATCCTCAACCTGCTAAGAACTGTAGAAAACCAAAATGGTCACCAGCAGTTAAACACCATCCCtggaaatgtggaattgaaaAGAGGGCTTTGCAACAGTGTTCCTGTTTGAATTATTTGCATAATCTCACCTGAACAATCAGTCTAGCGCTTGTTACATGTGACATTAATAATGACACTTGTCAGTGAACCTCTGGAGGTTGAATTTAATTCATCCAATTTTTGTGTATTTATGTAATTAACTATTATGAAACCTTAACTTGGGCCTGGGGAAAATAAAGTTTTAGGTTGCAGTTTAAAAAAACAGCTGTACAACTATTTATGAAGACTTTTTGGTACAGTATTTTCTTAAGGTTCTGGTTTTAAGATCACTTTTAAAATTGGCCATAAATAAGTGCATCTTAGGCCCTGACTAGTTGCATTATCAAATTTTCTTCTTTTTGGCTTGCAATAACCTTAATTCTCTGTTCAAGAACTAACAGCAACACTTTACTCAAAGTAGGCATCATTGGGTTGTTTTACGATGCACACTATTTTGTGCTTTACAAATAGAACAGCAGCTATTGTCTGAACGTGTTTGAATCCTGGGCATGTATTATGGCTGTACTGgagaaaacaaaattgaaataaatcaataaagctgcaatatttgcatttttttgtCTTAACAGTTGGTTTAGCAACTGCCTGCAGTCTGTTTGGGAGGTAATGATTCAAATTGCTGCAGGCATTGTTTTGGGCAACAGTCATTGAGATAATAAACACATCATTCAAATTGCATTATGTTATGATGGGTACACATTAACCTGACTTGAAAAATACAGCAGCTTAAAGTAGAATTTTTGCTATAAGCTGAACAAGTGAACTCTACCGCATTGCTTTCTGTTAAGCCATTGAGTGGGAGAATTAGTGTTGCAAAAAGATCTTTTAATTTTGTCAATTCCTTTGTAGAGCAAAGAAGATTAATTTGTGATTTTGTATCCAAAGTAATTTTTTTTGACGCTTGTGAATCATATCAGGTGAAAAAAACTTGGGGTCCCAAAGTTTAAATGTTTTGTTGTATCAGGTATACTTTGGAGAGGCTAATCTCTGAAACAACTGCCTGTAATTGTAAAAGTTTCATTACGGTCCCAGAGATGACCCTCTAACTTTCATTAGCATCTTTCCTCCCACTGGGCAGTGTGTTTGCAGCATGTtcgtagaatccccacagtgcagaaagaggccattgaaTCCTGTTGTAAGAAACAAAGACGATTTTGAAAGCAGTTTCTAAAGGTTAAATGGACAGCAGTAGAAAGCAGAGTTGGCCTAGTTGAATGTCTTAAAGCCCAGAGAGTTGCAGCCAAGCTACAGGTGGATCTGAGGGCAGCATGAGACCAGCATGGCTACCATAACAGCTGCTCCTACCAAAGCATCGACAAGCAGCATTTAACTCTGCCTTAACCAAGTTGAGTCATGGTTGCATCAATACACTGTCATAAAAAGCTGCTGTTTCCCAATGAACACTCGTGCTTGAGTGGAACAAAGAATGCATTGGCACAACTAAATCAAAATTACTGGTGTTGTAAAAAGCATAACAagaatggtcgtgtgagggaaccttggttgacgagggaggttgaatgtcttgtaaggcggaagaaagaggcttacataaggttgaggaaataagattcagacagagcgttggagggatataggatagccaggagggagctgaagaaagggattaggagagctaagagaggcatgaaaaatctttggcgagtaggatcaaggataaccctaAGGCCTTTAACGTGTATGTGAGAATCAtgagaatgagggtaggtccgatcaaggacagtagtgggagactgtgtttTGATTCGGAAgaaataggagaggtcttgaacgagtacttcagtatttacaaatgagagggaccgtattgttgaagaggagagtatgaaacggactggtaagctggaGGAgctacttgttaggaaggaagatgtgttgagcattttgaaaaacttgaggatagacaagtcccctgggcctgacgggatagaTCCTAGGATCATGtaggaagcgagagaggaaattgcagaaccgtaggcaatgatcttttcgtcttcactgtcgaTGGGgatggtgccaggggactggagagtggcgaatattgtgcccctgtttaaaaaagggaatagggataactctgggaattacaggccagttagtctttcttcagtggtaggcaaagtaatggaaagggtactgagggataggatttatgagtatctggaaagacactgcttgattagggacagccagcacagatttgtgaggggtaggtcttgccttacaagtctaattgaattctttgaggaggtgaccaagcatgtggatgagggtagagcagtggatgtaatgtagatggattttagtaaggcatttgataaggttccccatggtcggcttaggcggaaagtcaggaggcatgggatagtgggaagtttggccagttggatagagaactggctaaccggtcgaagccagtgtggtggtagatggtaaatattcagcctggagcccaattacaagtggagttccacagggatcagttctgggtcctctcctgtttgtaatttttattaatgactcggaagagggagtcgaaaggtgggtcagtaaatttgcagatgatgtgaagattggaggagttgtggatagtgaggagggctgttgtcggctgcaaagggacttcgatatgaagcagagctgggctgaggagtggcagatggtgttcaaccctgtcaagcgtgaggttgtccattttggaaggacaaataagaatgcggaatacagggttaacggtagggttcttagtaaggtggaggagcagagggatcttggggtctatgttcatagatctttgaaaggtgccactcagatggatagagATTGTaggaaggcctatggtgtattagcgttcattagcatagggattgaattcaagagtcgtgaggtgatgttgcagctgtatagtaccttggtaaggccacatttggggtactgtgtgcagttctggtcacctcattttaggaaagatgtggaagctttggagagggtgcagaggagatttaccaggatgttgcctggaatggagaataggttgtacgagggtaggtgagagtgctaggccttttctcattggaacggcaaaggatgaggggtgacttgatagaagtttataagatgatcaggggaatagatagactgacttttcccccgggtacaacagtgtgttacaagggTACATAAATtcaaggtgaagggtggaaggtataggggggatgacaggggtaggttctttacccagagagtgtggggcatggaatgcgctgcatGTGGGAGTGGCGGCGTCAGAATCATTGgggacctttaagcggcaattggataggtacatggataggtgcttaagctaggataaatgttcggcacaacagcgtgggccgaagggcctgtagtgtgctgtattgttctatgttctaatggaaATACACAGTCAGTCCAAACTTGTAGCAAAtcaactggtcggcatggatacgttggactgaaggatgtacatctctgactctaaacaACAGACTGAAACCAAATAAATACTGCACTTATACCACCATAGCTGCTTGAATGGAGCTGTAATCTAATGGGCTGCATAATATTACTTCTTTTGCGAACACTGTTTTGACCGTATAGGGGTATTATACCGTGTACGTACTGCTCACTGATTCAAAGAGGATATTCACATAATGCAGATGGTGCAGTTAAGAAAGTAGTGAAAAGAAGGAGTTTAAAGAGAATTGAGCTCTGAGGTACAAAAGTTAAAACTTCAtcctgtttttaaaaatgaagagcTGTTCAACGGATGTAGAAATTATAAAAACCaaatattgtagatgctggaaatctgaaacaagccgtgctggagaaactcatctggcagcatctgtggagagagttttgagtctggtatgactccttTTCAGGCCCTGAATATTAAAGTTAAACCAAGGGTAGAAAAaattaattcctgaagaaggacttatgcccgaaacgtcgattttttttcttgctccttggatgctgcctgacctgcgcttttccagcaacacgtttttcagctctgatctccagcatctgcagtcctcactttctcctagaaaaaaTTAATGATGTAATTAGATTTTGAAACAGATATAGGTTGATGTGTTTCACACCACTGTCCTTTTGAGCTGATTCTGAGGCTTTAAAATAATGTGAAATGTCGTGCTGTAGTTAAAGTTTAATGAACAGCTAACCCATTGACTTTTTTATATTCCTGGTTTGAAGTTGTTAACAAGTGCAAATAATGTTCCATTCTAATTGAGATCGCTATTGAAAATTCCATTTTGGTGTTTAAGCTCTGATGAACTGAGTTACCTTTTGTGAAATATTGAAGAAAACCTCAAggtggtttttagattagattagattctctacagcgtggaaacaagcccttcagcccaaccagtccacaccgaccctccgaagagtaacccacccaggtccgtttccctctgactaatgcacctaacactacgggcaatttagcatggccaattcatctgacctgcacatctttggactgagaggaaaccagagcacctggaggaaacccacgcagacgagGGGAGAATGTACATGCTCCATACAGGCAGTTgtccgagactggaattgaacttgggaccctggtgctgtgaggcagcagtactaaccactgagtcactgtgcgcCCTAAGTTTTAAAATTCTGCTTTAAGTTGGCTAGTGAAACTGGCTAAATCTATCGTTAAAAACAGATCCACTGGAGCTATCAGCTTTTCTAGAGCAATCAGAGCAGGATAGTTTCAGTGAAGCTCGTTTATGGCAGGCTGTTGTCCAAGTACATAATTGGAAAAGTAGC
This genomic stretch from Hemiscyllium ocellatum isolate sHemOce1 chromosome 34, sHemOce1.pat.X.cur, whole genome shotgun sequence harbors:
- the cdv3 gene encoding protein CDV3 homolog isoform X1; protein product: MAERDDKSLDDFFAKRDKKKKKDKTKVTKGAAAVGPGGPAKAAVSPDAPAPAPAPSPDTPAPAPPLTPVTAPAEAAPATAPAAAASKKGRKEKERAAKSECQDPQQEREDEEWKEFEQKEVDYSGLRIHALQISDEREEEDDEKKDDQGEDGENVLYRDGDELAGPWNKMTQIPAPAVMVAEVPESKPSGVYRPPAARSGNVRRTQSQGPPEIFNDAQFPSLQASAKHIETRKDKEMEKTFEMVKYKNRAREDGSKSQSVQLELGNQFAVLGEQ